A genomic region of Ovis aries strain OAR_USU_Benz2616 breed Rambouillet chromosome 20, ARS-UI_Ramb_v3.0, whole genome shotgun sequence contains the following coding sequences:
- the LOC101120028 gene encoding olfactory receptor 10C1-like, whose translation MSINCSLWQDNSMSVKRFAFVKFSEVTEQCFLLFSLILFMFLASLTGNALIALAIWTNPALHTPMYFFLANLSLLEIGYTCSTIPKMLQNLVSEARGISREGCATQMFFFTLFGISECCLLAAMAFDRYMAICSPLHYATRMSHGMCVHLAMVSWGVGCIVGLGQTNYIFSLDFCGPCEIDHFFCDLPPILALACGDTSHNEVAVFVAAILCIFSPFLLIIASYGRILAAVLVMPSPEGRQKALSTCSSHLVAVTLFYGSGSVTYLRPKASHSPGVDKLLALFYTVVTSMLNPIIYSLRNKEVKTALWRTLGKKNVLTHE comes from the coding sequence ATGAGCATCAATTGTTCTTTGTGGCAAGACAACAGCATGTCTGTGAAACGCTTTGCATTTGTCAAATTCTCTGAGGTCACTGAAcagtgtttccttttattttccctcATTCTATTCATGTTTTTAGCATCACTGACAGGCAATGCTCTCATAGCCCTTGCCATCTGGACCAATCCAGCCCTCCatacccccatgtacttcttcctggcCAACTTGTCTCTCTTGGAGATTGGATACACTTGCTCTACTATACCCAAGATGCTGCAGAACCTTGTGAGTGAGGCCCGAGGAATCTCTCGGGAGGGCTGTGCTACACAGATGTTTTTCTTTACATTATTTGGTATCAGTGAGTGCTGCCTTTTGGCAGCCATGGCTTTTGATCGCTATATGGCCATATGCTCCCCACTTCATTATGCAACACGGATGAGTCATGGAATGTGTGTCCATTTAGCAATGGTTTCTTGGGGAGTGGGTTGCATAGTAGGCTTGGGCCAAACCAactatattttctctttagaCTTCTGTGGCCCCTGTGAAATAGACCACTTCTTCTGTGATCTCCCCCCTATTCTGGCACTAGCCTGTGGGGATACATCCCATAATGAGGTTGCAGTCTTTGTTGCAGCCATTCTTTGCATTTTCAGTCCATTTTTATTAATCATTGCTTCTTATGGCAGAATTCTAGCCGCTGTGTTGGTCATGCCCTCCCCTGAAGGCCGTCAAAAAGCTCTTTCCACCTGTTCTTCCCACCTGGTGGCAGTAACACTCTTCTATGGCTCAGGATCTGTCACCTACTTGAGGCCCAAGGCTAGCCATTCACCTGGGGTAGATAAACTCCTGGCCCTCTTCTATACTGTGGTGACATCCATGCTCAACCCTATCATCTACAGCTTACGGAACAAGGAAGTCAAGACAGCTCTTTGGAGAACTCTGGGCAAGAAAAATGTTTTGACTCATGAGTAG